A single genomic interval of Gossypium raimondii isolate GPD5lz chromosome 11, ASM2569854v1, whole genome shotgun sequence harbors:
- the LOC105804602 gene encoding plasmodesmata-located protein 2, translated as MGSTLKPMSLLPQTLTLLAFSHIVIILSNAETTSDYSTFIFKNCTTNTFTDSTKFHSETLSTFFEELVSKSSQEKFYKTTTGDDNNGISGFFQCRGDLNNNDCYKCITSLPEMLNTLCNKAVSARIQLHGCNVHYEADEFIEERSKFELLHKVCEEKKAVVVEFEEVRDAAFAGVESGVIDGDGYCKENYGLMQVIAECEGDLGPCDCGECVTAALQIAEEECGTSLSGQVYLDSCFISYGYYPDGIPDKFNHERKGGTNNNGKLVAIVLGGAAALFIGYILFLSLKNLGKKEDDF; from the exons ATGGGTTCAACCTTGAAACCAATGTCTCTTCTTCCTCAAACACTAACCCTTTTAGCCTTTTCACATATAGTAATAATCCTATCAAATGCGGAAACCACTTCAGATTATAGTACCTTTATATTCAAAAACTGCACCACCAACACATTTACAGATTCAACCAAGTTCCATTCCGAAACCCTTTCGACCTTTTTCGAAGAACTTGTATCCAAATCTTCCCAAGAAAAGTTCTACAAAACTACCACGGGAGATGATAACAATGGCATTTCAGGCTTCTTTCAATGCAGGGGTGATCTAAACAACAATGACTGCTACAAATGCATAACATCTCTTCCTGAAATGTTGAACACTTTGTGTAATAAAGCTGTTTCGGCTCGGATTCAGCTCCATGGCTGCAATGTTCACTATGAAGCTGATGAGTTCATTGAGGAAAGGTCTAAATTCGAGTTGCTTCACAAGGTTTGCGAAGAGAAAAAGGCGGTGGTTGTGGAGTTCGAAGAGGTGAGGGATGCAGCATTTGCAGGTGTGGAAAGTGGGGTGATAGATGGAGATGGATattgtaaagaaaattatggACTGATGCAGGTCATTGCAGAGTGTGAAGGGGATTTGGGGCCTTGTGATTGTGGTGAATGTGTGACCGCTGCACTTCAGATTGCTGAAGAAGAGTGTGGTACCTCACTTTCAGGACAAGTTTATTTGGACAGTTGCTTTATTAGCTATGGTTACTACCCAGATGGAATACCAGACAAGTTCAATCATG AAAGAAAAGGTGGGACTAATAACAATGGGAAATTGGTAGCAATTGTATTGGGAGGGGCAGCAGCTTTATTCATTGGCTACATATTATTCTTGTCTCTCAAGAACTTGGGGAAGAAAGAGGATg ATTTTTGA
- the LOC105804601 gene encoding uncharacterized protein LOC105804601, producing the protein MMAHSRILEVTLLSAEDLLEVYKTMKTYAIVWVQPDRKLATGIDQTGGTHPAWNDKFSFRVDDKFLSSEEDAKIFVEIYAAAWVKDALVGCVNVNINDIFHLRSVTDSKINNNSTARTVTLQVRRPSGRPQGILNMEVSLVDSTMRSLPLLEEPIPKPTENDHHEDDESQNDKLNVNVNAKMTRSQSDRTELKMEDNSMERPVKGSTINGGFDASELDDKCNGSMVNGGSMVNGGSVCSTDVGPSASVVAAAIAHGLYKPPVNNQVQTKENLRIKEWTRKEREEEELEMKIERWETKIPPAATVSRKSIRGKKGKGGSTKLFSCFSNSFGIEISITCGGNEAQGGINGNGSNYKVYHLSDADDDYSQSIV; encoded by the coding sequence ATGATGGCTCATTCCAGGATCCTAGAGGTCACACTCCTTTCCGCCGAAGATCTTCTCGAGGTCTACAAAACCATGAAGACCTACGCCATTGTTTGGGTCCAACCCGACCGGAAACTCGCAACCGGTATTGACCAAACCGGCGGAACCCATCCTGCTTGGAATGACAAGTTCTCGTTCCGTGTCGATGACAAGTTTCTTAGCTCCGAGGAGGACGCTAAGATTTTTGTTGAGATTTACGCGGCTGCTTGGGTTAAAGATGCCTTGGTCGGATGCGTTAACGTTAACATCAACGATATTTTCCATTTACGCTCCGTTACCGACTCTAAGATCAACAACAACTCCACGGCTAGAACCGTCACGCTTCAAGTCCGCCGTCCCTCGGGCCGCCCTCAAGGGATTCTCAACATGGAAGTTTCCCTCGTTGATAGTACCATGCGTAGCTTGCCTTTGTTAGAAGAACCTATACCAAAACCAACTGAAAATGATCACCACGAGGACGATGAATCGCAAAACGACAAGCTAAATGTAAACGTTAATGCGAAAATGACCCGTTCACAAAGCGACAGAACCGAGTTAAAAATGGAAGATAACTCAATGGAAAGGCCTGTAAAGGGTTCGACTATCAATGGTGGTTTCGATGCCAGTGAGTTGGACGATAAATGCAATGGCAGCATGGTGAATGGTGGTAGCATGGTGAACGGTGGCTCTGTATGTAGCACCGATGTGGGGCCATCAGCTTCCGTGGTAGCCGCCGCCATTGCACATGGCTTGTACAAACCACCGGTAAACAACCAAGTTCAGACGaaagaaaatttaagaataaagGAATGGACAAGGaaagagagagaagaagaagagctaGAAATGAAGATAGAGAGGTGGGAAACGAAAATCCCACCGGCGGCAACCGTATCCCGGAAATCGATCAGAGGGAAAAAAGGAAAGGGAGGGAGTACCAAGTTGTTCTCATGTTTTAGTAACTCATTCGGGATTGAGATTTCCATTACTTGTGGAGGAAATGAAGCACAAGGAGGCATTAATGGCAATGGCAGCAATTATAAAGTTTATCATCTAAGCGATGCGGATGATGATTATAGCCAATCTATTGTTTGA